From Thalassotalea psychrophila:
AAAAGCGAACGAGCGTGTAGACAACGTAGTTAGCTCTTATAAAAAGTAAACCCTAAAGTTCGTTGGTCCGAATTTATTCGGACGTAATCCCCTAAGGGCGAAATTACTCGGACTTTTTTTTGATTATAAATTCCCAACTGGATTCTCTCCGCTTGGGAATTTTTGTTTCTATAACTCCACTGGGATCCCTTTCGGCTGAGATATTAATTCTTTTAATAACTCCAGATCATCCTCAGCAGAACCAATAAATGTCTTCACCCCTTTGGAAACAGGCAATAGGCTTGGTACATTCCCTTGATTATCTGACAGTGGAGAATGAATTTCGATAAGTCGTTTATCCGGTGCTACATAAGCCATTTTTATTGGTGCATTAATAATTTTTACTTTTGTGCCTGGCGCAGATTGCTTAAATAGCCATTCAATATCTTCAGGGTTCATCCTAATACAGCCTGAACTTGCGCGCATGCCTATACCGAACCGTTGATTAGTGCCATGAATCAAATAAGCACTAGTGCCAATACGCATAGCATAATCACCTAATGGGTTGTTAGGACCCGCTTTAACCATTTTTGCCATTTCAACCCCATGCTTATTAAAGTAATCTCTACGAGTGTCGGCAGTTGGAAACCAGTTTGGATTGGTCCGCTTCTCTGTTATTTCGCTAATTAAAGTTGGAGTAGAGTGACCAATTTTACCAATGCCAACAGGAAAAACATGAACAGAATTGTTCTTGTTATTAAAAAAATAAAGACGCAGTTCTGACAAATTAATAACAATACCGTTATGCTTACCGAAAGGCAGTATAAGTTGTGTTGGTATAATTAATTCTGTACCCGGTTCAGGTCGTAGAGGGTCAACACCAGGGTTAGCTTCCATTAACGCTAAAAATCCGACGTTAAATTTTTGCGCTAATTGCTGAAAATAATCGCCTTTTACAACAGTGTAATTGGTGATTTCACCAACTAATCTACTGTTATCTTTGGGAAGTTTATATTCAATTGCGTTTGCGCTGTTGCTCACAGAGCTAATAATGCAGATAGATATAATAGTTGAGAATACTTTATTCAACATTCATTGGTTCCAAGGGTATAATTTTACTAAGGATAAGTTTACTCTGCTGTAACAATGATTACTAGTATACGAAAATGTATACTACCTTTAATTTTAAACAAAACCTAAGGCGATTAAGTTGTTTGATTTACCCGAAAGAAACCTAAAAAGTAAAGTAAGTGACAGTGAATGGCAAACCAGGTTAGATTTAGCTGCATGTTATCGGTTAGTTGCGCATTTTGGCTGGGATGATTTAATTTATACTCATATTTCAGCACAAATTCCTAACACTGCACATTACCTTATTAATGCTTTTGGCGTTGCTTTTGATGAAGTAACGGCTTCAAACTTAGTCAAAATAGATATTGACGGTAATATTCTTGACGGTGGTGAATTTGACATTAACCCCGCCGGTTTTACCATTCATAGCGCTATCCATGAAGTTCGTCATGATAGCCAATGCGTTATGCATTTACATACCAATTCGACCATAGCAGTTGCATCACAAAAACAAGGTTTATTGCCTTTAAGCCAATATTCAATGTTTTCTATGGCTTCAATGAGTTATCACGATTATGAAGGCTTGGCGGTAAACCCTGAAGAAAAGTTGCGTTTACAGCAAAATTTAGGCACCAATAATCATTTGTTATTAAGAAATCATGGCGGTTTAACGCTTGGTGCTACAATTGGTGATGCTTTTATGCGTATGTACGATCTTAACCGTGCTTGTGAAATTCAACTAATGTTACAAGCAAGTGGCGAAGAGCTAATCATGGTTGACCAACCTATTGTTGATAATATTATTAAACAAGCAAACATAGTACATACAGGATCAACTGGCGGGCAAAAGTCATGGCCAGCGATGATGCGCAAAGCGTATCGATTAGATCCTGGTTTTGCAAAGTAGAAGACTAGAAACGAGATTAAAAGAAACGTGAAACTAAGAGCAAGAGCGGTTGATGGAATATAGTTCTCGTCAACAACTTATATCGGGGCTATATTTAGTTCCTAGTTCCTAGTTCCTAGTTCCTAGTTCCTAGTTCCTAGTTCCTTCTATAATAAGTACCGAATATTAACGTTAAACCGTAAAAATTTATTTAACCCATAAAATCCTCAATGGAGACTCCATGAAAATCACCCGCGTAGAAATTTTTGATATTGAATGCCCAGACCGAGCAGGTTGGAACCCTGTATTTATTCGTATTCATACCGATGAGGGCATTACTGGAGTTGGCGAGGCAGGATTAGCTTACGACTGGGGACATAGTGCTGCTGCTGCGATGATTAAAGAAATAAGCGAGGCGGTATTAATTGGTTTTAATCCATTTAATACTGAGCTGTTGTGGTCGCGTATGCTCAGAGAAAGTTTTTGGGGGTTAGGCGGCGGGCCTGTTCTTTATTCTGCAATGAGTGCTATCGATACAGCTCTTTGGGATATCAAAGGTAAAGCATTAGGTGTTCCGGTTTATCAACTTTTAGGCGGTAAAGTGAATGATAAGTTACGTACTTATGCTAGCCAATTACAGTTTGATTGGGATAAAGAATGCAAAAAGCTTATCCAACCTGAAGAGTATGCAGAAGCGGCATTAAAAGCGATGAGCGAAGGCTATGATGCGGTAAAAGTTGATCCTATCGTATATAACCACGATGGCAGTTCTTCGTTTGATCGTACTAAGTTATTTACTAATCCACAAATGCGTTTATTTGGTGATCGTTTAAGAGCCATTCGTGATGCTGTTGGTGACGATGTAGATATTATTTTTGAATCGCATTCACTAATGGGTGCTGCATCAGCAATTCAAATGGGCAGAATAGTCGAAGAAGTCGGTTGTATGATGTACGAAGAGCCGGTGAATTATTTAAATTCTGCGGTTCATAAAAAAGTCTCTGATAATGTCAATGTGCCTATCGCCGGAGGTGAACGTTTGTATCATCGCTGGGATGTAAGACCGTATTTTGAAGATCAAAGTATTGATGTTCTACAGCCAGATGTTGGCTTGTGCGGCGGTTTTACTGAAGCTAAAAAAGTATGTGATTATGCTGACGTTTACGATATCCGTATTCAAGCTCATGTTTGTGGCGGCCCTGTGGCAACTGCGGCATCATTGCATCTAGAAACAGCTATACCAAACTTTTTAATTCACGAGCATCATACTTATGCGATTAAAGCATGGAACCGCGAATTATGTATCCAAGATCCTCAACCTGTAGATGGCTTCTTCCAAGTTTCTGAAGAGCCCGGTATTGGTATTGAGCTTAACGATGAAGTGGTGATGCGTTCACCTAGAGTGGAAGTTAAGTAACCTGAATTTTGCAAGGTGAGTTCAAGTTAAGTAAAAAGCTTATAAACTTTAGCGGCATTGGAAAAACACAGTGCCTCTAGGGTTTGGCTAGAGAAACCATCAAGCTGTGTATAGTGCTGCCATAATTGCGAATAGCTAAAACTAAACAGACACACCGGAAAGTTACTGGCTAACATCACTCGGTGTTCACTAAAAATAGTAATTACAGAGCTTACAAGCGGCGCTAGTATCTCTATCTGCCAATTATTATCTCGCATTTCCCAACCGGAACACTTAATAAAACAACGTTTATGCTTGGCAAGAGCTGTTAAGCCACTATGTAATTGCTCATTTAGAATATTCTCGCTCGTTGTCCCACAGTGATTAATGATTATGGTTAAATTAGGCAATACAGATAGGTGAGTTGAAAGTTGTTTGACTATAGCCAAATTTGAACAATCACATTGTAATTCAAAAATCAGATCTAATGATTCCAAAAGCTTTAAATTGGCAAGTGTTTTGGGATGAGTAAGAATTGTTTCTGCTTGCTCGTCTAGAATATGGCGAATACCAATAAACGAAGTGTATTGCAGTAATGTTTGTATTTGGCTATGAAAATCAGCCGAGCAAATATTTGCAAAAGCGATGCTTTTAAATGGTTTAGTACAGTGTTGTTCAAGCCAAGCTAATTCTCGCTCTGGTTTGTCGTTATCGAAGCCGGCTTCAACATGAACAAATCCTGCTAACTCTGAGTGACTTTTTATGACTAAATCATTTTCACCAAAGTCACGATTAATTAGCTGCTTGTTCGGCCAAAAAGGTGGATTACTTGCTTCTAGCCAATGATAATCGCCTTGTTCTAAGTTGAACAGATGCAGATGTGGATCAATGAATTTATTCATAATTATTGAGTTTTTAGCTTAGAGCTAGCCTGTCGTATAACCGCCATCAATTAGTTGTAAGCTACCAGTTATAAATGGAGCTTTCTCGCTTGCTAAAAATAAAGCGTATTCAGCCACTTCTTCTGGCTGACCCAATCGATTCAACGGTTGTAATGCTGCTTCTTCAGCATGAACGTCAGCTTTATTTGCTCCGCTTTCATTACAGTATTTATCAATGGCATTGTGATAAAGCGGAGTTTCAATAGTCCCCGGGCAGATAGCATTAGCACGGATGTTGTATTTGGCATAATCAAGCGCTGTAGTTTTTGCCATAGACGCTAATGCATGTTTTGATAAGTTGTAGGCAAAAGAGTTTGTTTTAGCAATAATTGCTTGATCGGATGCGATATAAATAATGCTACCTAGTCCTTGTTTTTTCATCAATGGTATAACCGCTTTAGTAACCGCATAAGCGCCTTTAACATTTAAGGAAAATACTTCATCTAACAACTGTTCTGAAGTATTCTCAATATTGGCTGAACGGTGAATGCCGGCGTTAGAAATTAAAACATCAATCTGCTTTTCTTTGCTTATAACTTGTGTAATGGCTTGATGTACTTGTTCCACATCACTCATATCGCATTGAATAAAATGGCCAAGACTACTGTGCTGAATATCTAAATTATATACAGTATAATCACTGTTTATAAATGTCTTCACAATTGCCAAGCCTATCCCTGAAGAGCCGCCGGTAACAATACAAATTTTATTCATGTTTTTCACTTTTTATTGATATTCATCTTATTGATGCGCGAGGGCAAATTGTTTTATATTAAATATGTCGGCGTTGTTTGTATAACTTTGTTCATAAAAATCAATGCTGCCACTTTGATGTTTTAATATTACCGCGGTAGAACGTGTGCCATATTCGTTCGATTTTATAAAGATACTCGACAGTTTTCGTTCCCATTCCAAACCAACACCTGTTGTTGGCAGCAGTTCATCAGGTGCTTGTGTAGGGTCTTGCATAATGGCAAATAAATGCTCGCTATGTAACTCTTGTTGTTCACTAATTAATTGCTCTAATAGTACTTCACCTTTAGCCATTTTAGGCCAAACATCGTCCATTGCACCATTACATATTGCATGAAAACCATCGTTCAATAATGTATGTTGCAAAGTGCTGCTGTTAAAGCAATACAAACTATTATCCTGCGTATAAACTAGATTAAACGGATTATAGTTCTGACTATGTTGTAGTAACCATTGCTGATTAATTAAGTCAGGTTGTTGCAGCGCCATTTGTACTAATTCGCCCCGTGATTTAGCCTCGGCTTTAAGAGTTAAGCCACTTCTTATATTAGTTAAGGCAGAAAAATCACCCTGGCTATTTAAGCCGAGCCAAGTCCCGTTTGCTTGCAAGTCTTGTCCTGCTAAAATTTCAGGTTGCGAAGGCCAAAAATAAGCCGACTTTGTTGGACGCTGATGAAACTCATCACGATTAGCCGTGATGATTAACGGGTAATCTTTATGTTGGTTAATGGCGATGAATAATATACACATAGTTAATTTAAATACTTAAAGTGAGCTTCGTGGCCGCACGGCTACATTGGCAAAAATAAGGCCCGCGACAAGCGACATGAAAATTAAAAACGTTTGTGAGCCTAAATGATCAGCCTGTACAATTTGGCTGCCAGTTACCATAGAGTTTAACCCTATATATACTTTTGAACCCGGTACTAACACAACGAGCCCTTGTAGCATAACTACAGTTGCAGGAGCTTTTAAGAATCGAGCAAAAAGGTTTGAATATGCTCCAACGGCAAAAGAACCAACAAATGCACTTAGGGCAATACCTACATAATTAGCTGCCCAAACACTTGAACCAAATGCAATGAATCCAGATAAAATCCCCCAGAAAGCATGACGAGGTCTTGCTTTAAAAATTATCACCAAAGACATCGAAAGAGTTAATACTGCAAGCCATTGAGTCCACAAAGGAACAAGTTCAACGTCGACTTTTTCAACGCCACCCCATAATAAGCTTCCTAACGTTAAGCCTAAAATAGCACCAAAATAAAGCTTAAACATCGTCATTAATGCATCCATTATCTTAGCGGTACCAGATATTAAATTACGTTCAGCAATTTCACTTAATCCCGTAGTAAGGGTTAGGCCGGGAATAAACACAATAATACTGGATAGGATCACTAATGGTGCATTTACTGCCGGGTCAATTAATGTAATCGCGCTGGCGCCTACTGCTGCAACAATACTTGCTAAAGGCTCAAGCATATTGCTAACACTTTTAGATTTTTCTGACCAGAGCACTAAAAGAAAAACAATAAAACCAAGTAGTGTTGACCAAAGTACATCATTCCAAGAGGTATGCATGAGCATGGCAAATGCCCCCGAAGACGCACCAAAACCTAGAAAGGTAAGAAATGGAGAATAGGGTGAGGGCTTGTTAGGGATTTCGTTTAAGCGTTCAATGGCTTCAGATAGTGTTCGTTGGCCCGAGTCTAGTTCGTTAACCAGTTCATTTGCTCTAGATAAAGCGCCCAAATCAATACCACCAGGGCTTACTCTAACGATAAAATTATGTTCTTGCTGGTCTTCAACATTAAATAGTACAAACGTTAATGAAGTAGGGGTGATAACAAATGACGCTTGTACTTCTAATAAGCGTGATACATTTTTTAAATGATTTTCTAAACGATAAGCAGTCGCGCCAAACTTATGTAAAAGCTTGCCAAGGGTAATGATGAAATGACGTTTTTGCGTAAACGAATCTGGTTTCACTAAAGATGATCCTATGTAATTGTTACTTTTAGCTTTATGCCGTTAATTTTACTACTTAAATTTAATTTTGGTTAACTTTATTTAAAAAAAATAAATAGGGCCTGTAGAACTGGAAAGTTCTACAGGCCCTAAAGTTTCAGGTAGACCTTTGATACTGAAGCCAGTTGTTTATTTGCTTTACTCGGACAGCATCATTTGACGAATGATTGGCACCGGTGAGCTACCATAACTTAAGAACTGGTTATGAAAATTGGCTAAGTCAAAGTCATCTCCTAGTTTTTCTTTTAAATCTTCTCTTAAGTCATAAATTTCAGAGTAACCGGTAAAATAGCTGGTTAGTTGCACTTGCGAAAGAGTTGCTCTGCGCCATTTACCTTCAGCTTCTGCCTGCTGTTGAAAAGCTTCATTGATCATCATATCTAACGCTGCTTCTTCACTTAAGTTATTTACTTGAATAGAGTAATCGATGATTGAGTTCATGATTGTGCGTAAATTCCACTTGTAATACATCAACCAAAGTTCCGGTTCAAACTCGCCGTAGCCTTCTTCTAACATCATTCGTTCAGTATAAACTGCCCAACCTTCAACCATGGCACCATTACCAAAGATAGATTTAACTAATGACTTTGATTTATTGCTGTGTACTAATTGGGTGTAATGTCCAGGGACAGCCTCATGAATATTTAGTATTTGCAGTAACCAGTGATTGTATTCTTTTAGATAACTTTCAGCCTGTTCAGCATTGAAGTTATCTAATGGCGTAACATTATAATAAGTATTGGCATTTGCATCATATGGGCCAGGTGCATTAATAGATGCGCCAGCAAATCCGCGCTGATAGACTGGAGTTTCACGTACGACTAGAGGTTTATCTGCATCCATCGCTAGTAATTTGTTATCGATGACAAATTTTTCAAGCTCTGGAATTTGCGCGCGAATGCTCTCAACAAAGTTTTCACGCTCAACATGGTTAACTGAAATATGATCAATCACTTGTTTGATTGCCACTAATTTATCAACAGGCATTGCAGTGTCGGCAAAATATTTTGGCCAAAGCTTATCGGCAATCTTTTCCATTTCGCCGAGCACACGGCTTTTTTCCTTTACTGCTTTATCAAAAAGTTGCTTTGCAGTTAAGCTTGAATAGATATCTAAAGCAAACTTCTTCTCATATAATGCTTCGCCAATACGAAAATCTTTGGCGGTACCGTTAGCTTTTAGCTCTTCTAATTTATCTTCGCACCATTTTATGTATTTATTTATTGCTGAAGCACTTTTAGCCAAACGAAAATTAAAATCTGCTTTTTCTGTGTCACTTAAACCTGATTCAATCATGGCTGCATGAATTGTGTCAGTAAATAATCCTACTGCACCTTTGTTTTGCTGAATTGCTAATTCTGTATGAGGAATAGTTGGAATGGTGATATTTGCTTTTGCTGCTTCATAATAAGCCGGTATATTTTCCATACGGCGGAAAATTGCTCTTAAGCGATCATCCTTTGCTTTGTAATCAGTATTTAAAATAACGCCAAATACACCTGCTACATTGTAGTTAGCAGGGTTCCACTGATGGGACTTAAATTCTTCAACAGTAAACAGTTGCGATTCCATTTGGTTTTTTAAAATGTAGTAATCGCTGGCATTAGCCGCACTAAGTTTACTTACATCAAAGGCCGTTAATGTAGCTAATCTGTCTTTAGTAAAAGCGACCTCTTCGTTAATTCGTTTTTCATCAACAATCGGTAGTTGATCATCATATTTATAGTAACCCACATAGACTGCGTATCCAGGGTTGTATTGCCAAAATTCTTCAATTAGGGCACTGGTAAATTGTTCAAATTCTGCATTAAGCTTTGGGTCGACATTACTTATTTTTTCCGAAGGTCCTTTAACAGCTTCTCCCTGCTTAATTTCTGTCAGTTTTTCAACCTCACTTGGTTGAGATGTTTTTTCTGCTGGAGAGCAACCTGTCAAGGCTGCAAAAATTGCAGCAGAGAGTAAATATTTGTTCATGACTAACCTTAAAAATTATATTCAGGAATTTGTATATTTATTAGATTGCCAACAAGTTTAGTGTATAGCAAATTAATTACATAAAAATCTGCGGTTTAGATTATAATGTGTTCATTATATTTATTAGGAGAAACCATGAGAGTTTGTGGTGTAGAAATCAAAGCCGATGAAGCTGTAATTTGTTTAGTCGCATTAGAAGATAATTTGTATGACATTCCTCATTTGCGTGTGCCAAAAATTGCACTGCAAAAGGGTGCCGATGCTGAGCATATTCAGAAATTTCAATTTGCATTTAAAAAGTTAGTTGAAGATTACAAAATTGATGCCGTTGTTATCAAAGAACGCGCCACTAAAGGTAAGTTTGCTGGTGGCTCACAAGGCTTTAAAATTGAAGCTGCTATTCAGTTAATTGAAGACTTACAAGTAGATCTTGTACGTACTAATATTATCAAAGAAAAGTTGAATAAAGCACAAGTGAAAATAGACTTTAGAGATACTGGTTTAAAGCAATTCCAAGAAACTGCTTTTGAAGCTGCGTTTAGCTCGTTTAATCCATAAAAATAAAGCAATAAATTTAAAAGGGGTCAGTACCCTTTACTATTTATAATAGTAAAGGGTACTGACCCCTTTTTTCTATTTTAAAATAACCTGACTCTGACCCTAGTTTTTGGAGTCTGAGCCTAATTGTTATTTAACTAATTCAACAAAATATTGATGTACAGTATCGTTGGTTTTATCCATTTGTTGACTAACATCTGCATGGCCAAGATTAGTGTAGTAGTTTATGTATTCTTGGTAGTTATCAAAACTATGATGTCTTAATAAGTTCACTCGGGTTACATCTATATCAGTATCGCCATCAACAATATCTTCAAAACCAGGCAATAAAGTATTCATTGGTAGTTGCCCTTCGATTGGGCCGTAAGATGTCCACAGAACTGGCATATCAAGTTCTGTATCAGGATTTTTTGCATCAAAGATATAACTGATCACTGCCATTTTGTGTTTACTAACCTTAGAGTAATCATAAGCGCCAGATGCTTCAATTTCAGCCCAAGTAATGTAATCGATGTTCTCATCATCTTCACTTGGTTTAACAGCGAGAGATTCATTATAATCTTGGCTAAATACGGTTTCTCTACTTTTTAAGCTAACTGAACCAAATGGTGAAGATTCTTCTTTAAAGATAAAATCTGCACTAGCGCTATACAATGTTTCGCCAGAAAATTTATGATTCTCAAAGATAATAGTTTCATTCGTTTCAGCTAGTGCTGTTTTAGTAAAGTGACGAGTTTGATTAAATATTTGCGAGGTAGTCATATTCATATCTTTACGATTAAAACTAACTGCTATACCACTGCCATTATCAAACACCTGCCAAGAACCGTTATCTGTGGCTGAAAAGTCTTGATGAAACCCAACAAACCCTTCTTCAAGGTCATAAACAGCAAATGAATGTTCTGCCCATTCTTGGCCTTTGACTTTACAAGACTCAACTTGTTTAAACGTGGTTGTAACGCCATCAACTAGCTCATAGCTTTCAAATTCTGCAGAGCTTATCGCATTTTGAATATTGTTTGAGTTTATGTGGGATAAAACTACATCTTGAGTTATACACTCACAGGTTGAGTTATCTAACTTATCAGCATGTGTCGCGTAGTAAGTCGCTTTTATATCAGTGTCTACTTGGTAGTAAGATACAGCCTGATATGACTCAATACCGTTATCACCTTTATAAGCAGCTAATATTGTAAAGTTGATTTTATCGTTTGTTGAATTTATTTCAACAAGCCCTTCGTTATCTACTGGATGTTCACT
This genomic window contains:
- a CDS encoding L,D-transpeptidase family protein; amino-acid sequence: MLNKVFSTIISICIISSVSNSANAIEYKLPKDNSRLVGEITNYTVVKGDYFQQLAQKFNVGFLALMEANPGVDPLRPEPGTELIIPTQLILPFGKHNGIVINLSELRLYFFNNKNNSVHVFPVGIGKIGHSTPTLISEITEKRTNPNWFPTADTRRDYFNKHGVEMAKMVKAGPNNPLGDYAMRIGTSAYLIHGTNQRFGIGMRASSGCIRMNPEDIEWLFKQSAPGTKVKIINAPIKMAYVAPDKRLIEIHSPLSDNQGNVPSLLPVSKGVKTFIGSAEDDLELLKELISQPKGIPVEL
- a CDS encoding class II aldolase/adducin family protein translates to MFDLPERNLKSKVSDSEWQTRLDLAACYRLVAHFGWDDLIYTHISAQIPNTAHYLINAFGVAFDEVTASNLVKIDIDGNILDGGEFDINPAGFTIHSAIHEVRHDSQCVMHLHTNSTIAVASQKQGLLPLSQYSMFSMASMSYHDYEGLAVNPEEKLRLQQNLGTNNHLLLRNHGGLTLGATIGDAFMRMYDLNRACEIQLMLQASGEELIMVDQPIVDNIIKQANIVHTGSTGGQKSWPAMMRKAYRLDPGFAK
- a CDS encoding mandelate racemase/muconate lactonizing enzyme family protein yields the protein MKITRVEIFDIECPDRAGWNPVFIRIHTDEGITGVGEAGLAYDWGHSAAAAMIKEISEAVLIGFNPFNTELLWSRMLRESFWGLGGGPVLYSAMSAIDTALWDIKGKALGVPVYQLLGGKVNDKLRTYASQLQFDWDKECKKLIQPEEYAEAALKAMSEGYDAVKVDPIVYNHDGSSSFDRTKLFTNPQMRLFGDRLRAIRDAVGDDVDIIFESHSLMGAASAIQMGRIVEEVGCMMYEEPVNYLNSAVHKKVSDNVNVPIAGGERLYHRWDVRPYFEDQSIDVLQPDVGLCGGFTEAKKVCDYADVYDIRIQAHVCGGPVATAASLHLETAIPNFLIHEHHTYAIKAWNRELCIQDPQPVDGFFQVSEEPGIGIELNDEVVMRSPRVEVK
- a CDS encoding amidohydrolase family protein — translated: MNKFIDPHLHLFNLEQGDYHWLEASNPPFWPNKQLINRDFGENDLVIKSHSELAGFVHVEAGFDNDKPERELAWLEQHCTKPFKSIAFANICSADFHSQIQTLLQYTSFIGIRHILDEQAETILTHPKTLANLKLLESLDLIFELQCDCSNLAIVKQLSTHLSVLPNLTIIINHCGTTSENILNEQLHSGLTALAKHKRCFIKCSGWEMRDNNWQIEILAPLVSSVITIFSEHRVMLASNFPVCLFSFSYSQLWQHYTQLDGFSSQTLEALCFSNAAKVYKLFT
- a CDS encoding SDR family NAD(P)-dependent oxidoreductase — encoded protein: MNKICIVTGGSSGIGLAIVKTFINSDYTVYNLDIQHSSLGHFIQCDMSDVEQVHQAITQVISKEKQIDVLISNAGIHRSANIENTSEQLLDEVFSLNVKGAYAVTKAVIPLMKKQGLGSIIYIASDQAIIAKTNSFAYNLSKHALASMAKTTALDYAKYNIRANAICPGTIETPLYHNAIDKYCNESGANKADVHAEEAALQPLNRLGQPEEVAEYALFLASEKAPFITGSLQLIDGGYTTG
- a CDS encoding NRDE family protein, with protein sequence MCILFIAINQHKDYPLIITANRDEFHQRPTKSAYFWPSQPEILAGQDLQANGTWLGLNSQGDFSALTNIRSGLTLKAEAKSRGELVQMALQQPDLINQQWLLQHSQNYNPFNLVYTQDNSLYCFNSSTLQHTLLNDGFHAICNGAMDDVWPKMAKGEVLLEQLISEQQELHSEHLFAIMQDPTQAPDELLPTTGVGLEWERKLSSIFIKSNEYGTRSTAVILKHQSGSIDFYEQSYTNNADIFNIKQFALAHQ
- a CDS encoding threonine/serine exporter family protein, with the protein product MKPDSFTQKRHFIITLGKLLHKFGATAYRLENHLKNVSRLLEVQASFVITPTSLTFVLFNVEDQQEHNFIVRVSPGGIDLGALSRANELVNELDSGQRTLSEAIERLNEIPNKPSPYSPFLTFLGFGASSGAFAMLMHTSWNDVLWSTLLGFIVFLLVLWSEKSKSVSNMLEPLASIVAAVGASAITLIDPAVNAPLVILSSIIVFIPGLTLTTGLSEIAERNLISGTAKIMDALMTMFKLYFGAILGLTLGSLLWGGVEKVDVELVPLWTQWLAVLTLSMSLVIIFKARPRHAFWGILSGFIAFGSSVWAANYVGIALSAFVGSFAVGAYSNLFARFLKAPATVVMLQGLVVLVPGSKVYIGLNSMVTGSQIVQADHLGSQTFLIFMSLVAGLIFANVAVRPRSSL
- a CDS encoding DUF885 domain-containing protein, with product MNKYLLSAAIFAALTGCSPAEKTSQPSEVEKLTEIKQGEAVKGPSEKISNVDPKLNAEFEQFTSALIEEFWQYNPGYAVYVGYYKYDDQLPIVDEKRINEEVAFTKDRLATLTAFDVSKLSAANASDYYILKNQMESQLFTVEEFKSHQWNPANYNVAGVFGVILNTDYKAKDDRLRAIFRRMENIPAYYEAAKANITIPTIPHTELAIQQNKGAVGLFTDTIHAAMIESGLSDTEKADFNFRLAKSASAINKYIKWCEDKLEELKANGTAKDFRIGEALYEKKFALDIYSSLTAKQLFDKAVKEKSRVLGEMEKIADKLWPKYFADTAMPVDKLVAIKQVIDHISVNHVERENFVESIRAQIPELEKFVIDNKLLAMDADKPLVVRETPVYQRGFAGASINAPGPYDANANTYYNVTPLDNFNAEQAESYLKEYNHWLLQILNIHEAVPGHYTQLVHSNKSKSLVKSIFGNGAMVEGWAVYTERMMLEEGYGEFEPELWLMYYKWNLRTIMNSIIDYSIQVNNLSEEAALDMMINEAFQQQAEAEGKWRRATLSQVQLTSYFTGYSEIYDLREDLKEKLGDDFDLANFHNQFLSYGSSPVPIIRQMMLSE
- a CDS encoding DUF3010 family protein, producing MRVCGVEIKADEAVICLVALEDNLYDIPHLRVPKIALQKGADAEHIQKFQFAFKKLVEDYKIDAVVIKERATKGKFAGGSQGFKIEAAIQLIEDLQVDLVRTNIIKEKLNKAQVKIDFRDTGLKQFQETAFEAAFSSFNP